A portion of the Pseudarthrobacter defluvii genome contains these proteins:
- the proC gene encoding pyrroline-5-carboxylate reductase, with protein MSNRIAFLGCGSMNEAILGGLLKAGTDPGDVVATVRRAERASELAGRYQGITAIAGEEEPDNNRQAAKGSAVVILGVKPVGITDLAREISPALSPDTVVVSVAAAVSIAQLEAALPAGQPVIRTMPNTPAKLGRGVVSVSPGTHCTPEQLQLVKDILRGAGTVVEVPEEQVDALSAISGSGPAYAFYLAEAMANAGEELGLDRELSLLLARETVAGAGLMLAEPGANPAALRKAVTSPNGTTERAIATFDQQGIPAIIAAGAKAAADRAAEITKQLG; from the coding sequence ATGAGCAACCGAATCGCATTCCTTGGCTGTGGATCCATGAACGAAGCCATTCTTGGCGGCCTGCTGAAGGCAGGAACCGATCCCGGGGACGTGGTGGCCACCGTCCGCCGCGCCGAGCGTGCCTCGGAACTGGCCGGACGCTACCAAGGGATCACCGCCATCGCGGGCGAGGAAGAGCCGGACAACAATAGGCAGGCCGCCAAGGGATCCGCCGTCGTCATCCTTGGCGTCAAGCCTGTGGGCATCACGGACCTTGCCCGGGAGATCAGCCCTGCCCTGTCGCCGGACACCGTGGTGGTCAGCGTGGCCGCGGCCGTGTCCATCGCCCAGCTGGAGGCCGCATTGCCCGCCGGGCAGCCGGTAATCCGGACCATGCCCAACACCCCGGCAAAGCTGGGCCGCGGCGTCGTCTCCGTCTCGCCGGGCACGCACTGCACCCCGGAACAGCTTCAGTTGGTCAAGGACATCCTGCGGGGTGCCGGAACCGTCGTTGAGGTCCCCGAGGAGCAGGTCGATGCGCTGTCGGCCATCAGCGGATCAGGGCCGGCCTACGCCTTCTACCTTGCAGAGGCCATGGCGAACGCAGGCGAGGAGCTGGGCCTGGACCGCGAACTGTCCCTGCTGCTGGCCCGCGAAACGGTGGCCGGGGCAGGCCTCATGCTCGCCGAACCCGGCGCAAACCCCGCAGCGCTGCGCAAGGCGGTCACCAGCCCCAACGGCACCACCGAGCGCGCCATCGCCACGTTCGACCAACAGGGGATCCCTGCCATCATCGCGGCCGGCGCGAAGGCGGCAGCCGACCGCGCGGCGGAGATCACCAAGCAGCTCGGCTAG
- a CDS encoding Ppx/GppA phosphatase family protein, whose protein sequence is MRLGVLDIGSNTVHLLLVDAHPGAQPVPFASHKRPLSLVQYLEPDGSISDEGQHELTEFVLEAWEFAARHKAEDLLAFCTSAIREATNGPAVLARVKHETTVTLQELTGSEEASMTFFAVRRWHGWGAGPILNLDIGGGSFEMAFGQDELPEVATSVPLGASRLTRDWLADDPPSAKSVKELRRYIRATLKPAVREFDGLGRANVVAGTSKTFRSLARIAGAAPSAEGPYVKRELHASDLGIWTQRISAMSSEDRLHLPGVSEARAHQLLAGALVAEAALEMFKFKKLRICPWALREGLILRRLDQLVFSGPLQPAPHVAAAQSVDATV, encoded by the coding sequence ATGCGTCTAGGCGTCCTCGATATTGGTTCCAATACTGTCCACCTGCTCCTGGTGGATGCCCACCCCGGCGCGCAGCCGGTCCCGTTCGCGTCGCACAAGCGGCCGCTGTCCCTGGTCCAGTACCTGGAACCGGACGGCAGCATCAGCGACGAGGGCCAGCACGAGCTGACCGAGTTCGTGCTGGAAGCGTGGGAATTCGCTGCCCGGCACAAGGCCGAGGACCTGCTGGCCTTTTGTACGTCAGCCATCCGCGAAGCCACCAACGGCCCCGCTGTGCTGGCCCGGGTCAAGCACGAAACCACCGTGACCCTCCAGGAGCTCACGGGCAGCGAGGAAGCGTCCATGACGTTCTTCGCCGTCCGGCGCTGGCATGGGTGGGGCGCCGGTCCCATCCTGAACCTGGACATCGGCGGCGGCTCCTTCGAAATGGCCTTCGGCCAGGACGAACTGCCGGAGGTGGCCACCTCCGTGCCGCTGGGCGCAAGCAGGCTCACCAGGGACTGGCTCGCCGACGACCCGCCGTCGGCCAAGAGCGTCAAAGAACTCCGCCGCTACATCAGGGCCACGCTCAAGCCTGCCGTGCGGGAATTCGACGGCCTGGGCCGGGCAAACGTGGTGGCCGGTACGTCCAAGACCTTCCGGTCCCTCGCCCGGATCGCCGGCGCCGCCCCCAGTGCTGAAGGCCCCTACGTCAAACGTGAACTGCATGCCTCGGACCTGGGCATCTGGACCCAGCGGATCTCGGCCATGAGCTCGGAAGACCGGCTCCACCTTCCCGGCGTCTCCGAGGCACGGGCCCACCAGCTGCTCGCCGGCGCCTTGGTGGCGGAGGCCGCCTTGGAGATGTTCAAGTTCAAGAAGCTGCGCATCTGCCCGTGGGCCCTGCGTGAAGGACTCATCCTGCGGCGCCTGGACCAGCTGGTGTTTTCCGGCCCGCTCCAGCCGGCACCCCACGTGGCCGCCGCGCAATCGGTGGACGCAACCGTCTAG
- a CDS encoding SseB family protein, whose translation MTEQQGIDDTNPLNDLEEKLATGGQPDANPVDVILSFLNSEVYIISSDTVEGMDSQVEPLVLANADGDPVLAVFSHPSRVDQQYLEAAPNVLGTQGAAIIANLGDELGMVINPGAAYGFEINPEGVANIRRDFKRADEQ comes from the coding sequence ATGACTGAACAGCAGGGAATCGACGACACCAACCCGCTCAACGACCTTGAGGAGAAGCTCGCCACCGGCGGACAGCCTGACGCGAACCCCGTGGACGTCATCCTGTCGTTCCTCAACAGCGAGGTCTACATCATCAGCTCGGACACCGTGGAAGGCATGGACTCCCAGGTGGAGCCGCTGGTCCTGGCCAACGCCGACGGCGACCCCGTCCTTGCCGTTTTCTCGCACCCCAGCAGGGTGGACCAGCAGTACCTGGAAGCCGCTCCCAACGTGCTGGGCACGCAGGGGGCAGCCATCATCGCCAACCTCGGCGATGAGCTGGGCATGGTGATCAACCCAGGAGCCGCTTACGGCTTTGAGATCAACCCGGAGGGCGTTGCCAACATCCGGCGCGACTTCAAGCGCGCTGACGAGCAATAA
- the topA gene encoding type I DNA topoisomerase, translating to MPSKAKTGKKLVIVESPAKSKTIAKYLGEGFIVEASIGHIRDLPQPSELPAELKKTSVGKFAVDIDHDFKPYYVVSPDKKKKVTELKAALKDADELYLATDGDREGEAIAWHLLEVLKPKVPVYRMTFGEITKEAIQRAMGNLRDVDQDLVDAQETRRVLDRLYGYEISPVLWRKVARGLSAGRVQSVVTRMVVDRERERMAFKAASYWDLTGQFGAESGSFKAKLAAVDGAKVATGRDFNDNGELTSRNVAHLNEELATSLAAGLQNADFRVRSVDTKPYTRRPAAPFTTSTLQQEAGRKLRFSSKSTMQIAQRLYENGYITYMRTDSSALSDEAVTAARRQASELYGPEYVPQSPRVYSNKAANAQEAHEAIRPAGDSFRTPAQVAKQLSGDEFRLYELIWKRTVASQMGDAKGSTATIRLGAVSTDGRDAEFSASGTVITFPGFLAAYEEGKDETRGDDDSDEARRLPNVAKDDSLTAADIQAVGHETSPPPRYTEASLTAELEKKGIGRPSTYASTISTIQDRGYVRKQGSALVPSWIAFSVIRLLEQHFSDYVDYEFTADMEGDLDKIANGQEAGASWLRHFYFGEDSDPGLLSIVNNLGEIDAREINSIPITDEITLRVGKFGPYLESSAAVVDPKTGEIVESARANVPEDLAPDELTAAKAIELMETAAPEERVLGADPHTGHTVVAKNGRYGAYVTEIIPEMTDEELAKQPLEYYKNGKPKPPKKPVKAKPRTGSLFKSMTVESVTLDEALQLMSLPRALGEDAEGNLITVQNGRFGPYLKKGTDSRSIGSEEEIFTITLEQALEIYSQPKQRGARAAVPPLAEFGPDPVSEKNIVVKEGRFGPYITDGITNITVPRATSLEELTREQAVELLAEKRAKGPVKRTATRKAPAKKKATAKK from the coding sequence GTGCCAAGCAAGGCCAAAACCGGCAAGAAACTCGTGATCGTGGAGTCTCCGGCCAAGAGCAAGACCATCGCCAAGTACCTCGGCGAGGGCTTCATCGTGGAGGCCTCCATCGGTCACATCCGGGACCTGCCGCAGCCGTCCGAACTGCCTGCAGAGCTGAAGAAGACCTCGGTGGGCAAGTTCGCCGTCGACATCGACCACGACTTCAAGCCCTACTACGTGGTGTCCCCGGACAAGAAGAAAAAGGTCACCGAGCTTAAGGCCGCCCTCAAGGACGCCGACGAACTCTATCTCGCAACAGATGGGGACCGCGAGGGCGAAGCCATCGCGTGGCACCTGCTGGAAGTGCTCAAGCCCAAGGTTCCGGTGTACCGGATGACGTTCGGCGAAATCACCAAGGAAGCCATCCAGCGCGCCATGGGCAACCTGCGCGACGTGGACCAGGACCTGGTGGACGCCCAGGAAACCCGCCGCGTCCTGGACCGCCTCTACGGCTACGAAATCTCACCCGTCCTCTGGCGCAAGGTGGCCCGCGGCCTGTCCGCCGGCCGCGTGCAGTCCGTGGTCACCCGCATGGTGGTGGACCGCGAACGTGAACGCATGGCCTTCAAGGCTGCCTCCTACTGGGACCTGACCGGCCAGTTCGGCGCCGAGTCCGGCTCGTTCAAGGCCAAGCTGGCCGCCGTGGACGGCGCCAAGGTGGCCACGGGCCGCGACTTCAACGACAACGGCGAGCTCACCTCGCGGAACGTGGCCCACCTCAACGAGGAACTGGCAACGTCCCTGGCGGCCGGCCTGCAGAACGCGGACTTCCGCGTCCGCTCAGTGGACACCAAGCCGTACACCCGCCGTCCCGCCGCGCCGTTCACCACCTCCACGCTGCAGCAGGAGGCCGGCCGCAAGCTGCGTTTCTCCTCGAAGAGCACCATGCAGATCGCCCAGCGGCTGTATGAAAACGGCTACATCACCTATATGCGTACCGACTCCTCCGCACTGAGCGACGAGGCCGTCACCGCAGCCCGCCGGCAGGCGTCCGAACTGTACGGTCCGGAATACGTGCCGCAGTCCCCGCGCGTGTACTCGAACAAGGCCGCCAACGCGCAGGAAGCGCACGAGGCCATCCGCCCCGCAGGTGACTCCTTCCGCACGCCGGCCCAGGTGGCGAAACAGCTGTCCGGGGACGAGTTCCGCCTCTACGAACTCATCTGGAAGCGCACCGTCGCGTCCCAGATGGGCGATGCCAAGGGTTCGACGGCGACCATCCGCCTCGGTGCCGTGTCCACCGACGGCCGGGACGCCGAGTTCTCCGCCTCCGGCACCGTGATCACGTTCCCCGGCTTCCTGGCCGCCTACGAGGAAGGCAAGGACGAGACCCGCGGCGACGACGACTCCGACGAAGCCCGCCGGCTGCCCAACGTGGCCAAGGACGACTCCCTCACCGCAGCTGACATCCAGGCCGTGGGGCACGAGACCTCCCCGCCGCCGCGCTACACGGAAGCGTCCCTCACCGCGGAACTGGAGAAGAAGGGCATCGGCCGCCCGTCCACGTACGCCTCCACCATCTCCACCATCCAGGACCGCGGCTACGTCCGGAAGCAGGGCTCAGCACTTGTACCCAGCTGGATCGCCTTCTCGGTCATCCGCCTGCTGGAGCAGCACTTCTCCGATTACGTGGACTACGAGTTCACCGCAGACATGGAAGGCGACCTGGACAAGATCGCCAACGGCCAGGAAGCCGGTGCCTCCTGGCTGCGGCACTTCTACTTCGGCGAGGACTCCGATCCCGGCCTGCTGAGTATCGTCAACAACCTGGGCGAAATCGACGCCAGGGAAATCAACTCGATCCCCATCACGGACGAAATCACGCTCCGGGTGGGCAAGTTCGGCCCGTACCTGGAAAGCTCGGCCGCCGTCGTGGACCCGAAGACCGGCGAGATCGTGGAATCGGCCCGCGCCAACGTGCCCGAGGACCTGGCGCCCGACGAGCTGACCGCTGCCAAAGCCATCGAACTGATGGAGACGGCGGCGCCGGAGGAGCGCGTGCTCGGCGCCGATCCGCACACGGGCCATACGGTGGTGGCCAAGAACGGCCGTTACGGCGCCTACGTCACCGAGATCATCCCCGAGATGACGGACGAGGAACTGGCCAAGCAGCCGCTGGAGTACTACAAGAACGGCAAGCCCAAGCCGCCCAAGAAGCCGGTCAAGGCCAAGCCGCGCACAGGCTCGTTGTTCAAGTCCATGACCGTCGAGTCCGTGACCCTGGACGAGGCACTGCAGCTCATGAGCCTTCCCCGCGCGCTGGGGGAGGACGCCGAAGGCAACCTCATCACGGTCCAGAACGGCAGGTTCGGCCCGTACCTGAAGAAGGGAACGGACTCCCGCTCCATCGGCTCCGAGGAGGAAATCTTCACCATCACCCTGGAGCAGGCACTGGAGATCTACTCCCAGCCCAAGCAGCGCGGCGCCCGTGCCGCGGTGCCGCCGCTGGCCGAGTTCGGGCCGGACCCGGTGTCGGAAAAGAACATTGTGGTGAAGGAGGGCCGGTTCGGACCCTACATCACCGACGGCATCACCAACATCACGGTTCCCCGCGCCACCTCCCTCGAGGAGCTCACGCGGGAGCAGGCAGTGGAGCTGCTGGCGGAGAAGCGCGCCAAGGGCCCGGTCAAGCGGACCGCCACCCGCAAGGCGCCGGCCAAGAAGAAGGCAACGGCAAAGAAGTAG
- a CDS encoding N5-glutamine methyltransferase family protein has product MPRSPYEFTAGNIPDAPRSDLPGLLAALAADLRRLDYTLDGVARLLGPTGSAALNRDQIIPALLAAEQAVKEDSRVAPLAAVVRLWLLAEPQERETLDGALPGTGVEGLLELGLVQPVPGSALLTAKADLRPYGWDKNDDGSGGAELWVASDLAAHQQAGVLRHDHVLGIGQASTTLVQTTIRRHTERALDLGTGCGIQAFHLLHHCQHVTATDISERALAYARFNILLNAEALSVDPDRLEDRVSLRLGSLLEPVAGEEFGLVVSNPPFVITPRSAGEDAADQFTYRDGGLAGDGIVASLVAELPGILAPGGWAQMLGNWEVPAGAGWDERPRSWVQPGTDAWFIQREQVSPEQYAETWLQDASESRDRQHYREAYAAYLADFASRNVTGIGFGMVWLRRPADGAPAAVSRFEEITYPIEQPIGPHLGAAIERCDWLAAHDLGNTHLLVADDVTEERHQRPGAEHPGVILLRQGAGLRRTNLMSTELAGFVSACDGDLTAGQIAGALEALLGGDFAGEEAFDGGSFQGALLADVANLVRDGFLLPAGMTA; this is encoded by the coding sequence GTGCCTAGATCCCCTTACGAGTTCACCGCCGGCAACATCCCCGACGCCCCCCGCAGCGACCTCCCCGGACTGCTGGCCGCGCTTGCTGCGGACCTGCGCCGCCTGGACTACACGCTCGACGGCGTCGCCCGGCTCCTGGGTCCTACAGGCTCGGCCGCGTTGAACCGGGACCAGATCATTCCCGCGCTGCTTGCTGCCGAGCAGGCTGTAAAGGAGGACAGCCGCGTGGCGCCGCTTGCCGCCGTCGTCCGCTTGTGGCTGCTCGCCGAGCCGCAGGAGCGGGAAACGCTCGACGGCGCGCTGCCGGGAACCGGCGTCGAAGGGCTCCTGGAATTGGGGCTGGTGCAGCCCGTCCCCGGCTCGGCGCTGCTCACCGCCAAGGCGGACCTGCGGCCATATGGCTGGGACAAGAATGATGACGGCAGCGGCGGCGCGGAGCTGTGGGTGGCCAGCGACCTCGCCGCGCACCAGCAGGCGGGCGTGTTGCGGCACGACCACGTCCTGGGCATCGGGCAGGCATCCACCACCCTGGTTCAGACCACCATCCGCCGCCACACCGAGCGCGCCCTGGACCTGGGCACCGGCTGCGGCATCCAGGCCTTCCACCTGCTGCACCACTGCCAGCACGTCACCGCCACCGACATCTCCGAGCGGGCCCTGGCCTACGCGCGGTTCAACATCCTGCTTAACGCGGAAGCCCTCTCGGTGGATCCGGACCGCCTTGAGGACAGGGTGAGCCTGCGACTGGGCTCCCTCCTCGAGCCCGTTGCCGGGGAGGAGTTCGGACTGGTGGTCTCCAACCCGCCGTTCGTCATCACCCCGCGCAGCGCCGGCGAGGATGCGGCGGACCAGTTCACCTACCGCGACGGCGGCCTGGCGGGGGATGGGATCGTCGCGTCCCTGGTGGCAGAGCTGCCGGGTATCCTGGCGCCCGGCGGCTGGGCCCAGATGCTGGGAAACTGGGAAGTCCCGGCGGGCGCCGGCTGGGACGAACGGCCCAGGTCGTGGGTGCAGCCGGGCACGGACGCCTGGTTCATCCAGCGCGAGCAGGTCAGCCCGGAACAATACGCCGAGACCTGGCTGCAGGACGCCTCGGAATCCCGCGACCGGCAGCACTACCGGGAGGCGTACGCGGCCTACCTCGCGGATTTTGCCTCCAGGAATGTAACCGGGATCGGCTTCGGTATGGTGTGGCTGCGGCGTCCCGCCGACGGTGCGCCGGCCGCCGTCAGCCGCTTCGAGGAAATCACCTACCCCATTGAGCAGCCCATCGGCCCCCACCTGGGTGCCGCCATCGAACGCTGCGACTGGCTTGCGGCGCATGATCTTGGCAACACGCACCTGCTCGTGGCGGACGACGTAACCGAGGAACGCCACCAGCGTCCCGGCGCCGAGCACCCCGGCGTGATCCTGCTCCGGCAGGGTGCCGGACTGCGCCGTACCAACCTGATGAGCACCGAGCTGGCCGGGTTCGTGTCGGCATGCGACGGCGACCTTACCGCCGGGCAGATTGCCGGCGCCTTGGAGGCCCTCCTGGGCGGGGATTTCGCCGGGGAGGAAGCGTTCGACGGCGGGTCCTTCCAGGGCGCGCTGCTCGCCGACGTGGCCAATCTGGTCCGCGACGGCTTCCTGCTCCCGGCCGGGATGACTGCCTGA
- a CDS encoding rhodanese-related sulfurtransferase produces MALNKIVLFYGFTPIADPDAVRLWQRALCEKLGLTGRILISKDGINATVGGEIRAVKQYVKTTREYPGFRGIDVKWSDGGAEDFPRLSVKVRDEIVSFGAPGELKVDANGVVGGGKHLKPEQLHELVEARKKDGEDVVFFDGRNAFEAQIGRFKDAVVPDVATTHDFIKELESGKYDALKDKPVVTYCTGGIRCEVLSSLMVNRGFKEVYQLDGGIVRYGEAFKDQGLWEGSLYVFDKRMHLEFSEDAKTIGECARCSAPSNKFENCSNPSCRTLTLYCAECAASPETLRCPDGCAAA; encoded by the coding sequence GTGGCTTTGAACAAGATTGTGCTCTTTTACGGCTTTACCCCCATCGCCGATCCCGATGCGGTGCGGCTCTGGCAGCGCGCCCTGTGCGAGAAGCTGGGCCTGACCGGCCGCATCCTCATCTCCAAGGACGGGATCAATGCCACCGTGGGCGGGGAAATCCGCGCCGTTAAGCAGTACGTCAAAACCACCCGGGAATACCCCGGCTTCCGCGGCATCGACGTCAAATGGTCCGACGGCGGTGCGGAGGACTTCCCCCGGCTCAGCGTGAAGGTGCGGGACGAGATCGTCTCCTTCGGCGCCCCCGGGGAACTCAAGGTGGACGCCAACGGTGTGGTGGGCGGCGGGAAGCACCTCAAGCCCGAGCAGCTGCACGAACTCGTCGAGGCCAGGAAAAAGGACGGCGAGGATGTGGTGTTCTTCGACGGCCGGAACGCGTTCGAAGCCCAGATTGGCCGGTTCAAGGACGCCGTGGTCCCGGACGTGGCAACCACCCACGACTTCATCAAGGAGCTGGAGTCCGGCAAGTACGACGCCCTGAAAGACAAGCCCGTGGTTACCTACTGCACCGGAGGCATCCGCTGCGAGGTGCTCTCCAGCCTGATGGTGAACCGCGGTTTTAAAGAGGTGTACCAGCTGGACGGCGGCATCGTCCGGTACGGCGAAGCATTCAAGGACCAGGGGCTCTGGGAAGGCTCGCTCTACGTCTTCGACAAGCGCATGCACCTGGAGTTCAGCGAGGACGCCAAGACCATCGGTGAGTGCGCCCGCTGCTCCGCGCCCTCGAACAAGTTCGAGAACTGCTCCAACCCCAGCTGCCGGACCCTGACGCTGTACTGCGCCGAGTGCGCCGCCAGCCCGGAAACCCTCCGTTGCCCGGACGGCTGCGCGGCTGCGTAG
- a CDS encoding GNAT family N-acetyltransferase, whose amino-acid sequence MSPETLVEDITGLLEVWVAGWAGCRGYRTSTEGRFPSALRADTSGEWEVFASEPTADEFAALAAKTAESPARVLTILTNDPSRYMDLAARHRLNVTSDTQTMMIVDMETQDAEDPWLSDDDLSLSTFEQDGVHYAEVRSGDAIAASGRVFVVGDTAVFDKIITESSFQRRGLGSFIMRALAAQAFGHDVRTGLLLASADGQKLYSHLGWTTVARVLMLSASHEGADLSLS is encoded by the coding sequence ATGAGTCCGGAAACCCTGGTTGAAGACATCACTGGCCTGCTCGAGGTGTGGGTTGCCGGCTGGGCGGGATGTCGCGGCTACCGGACCTCCACGGAGGGCCGTTTCCCTTCCGCGCTCCGCGCCGACACCAGCGGGGAGTGGGAAGTCTTCGCGTCCGAACCCACCGCGGACGAGTTCGCCGCACTGGCGGCCAAGACGGCCGAATCCCCGGCCCGCGTGCTCACCATCCTCACCAACGACCCCTCCCGGTATATGGATCTGGCTGCCCGGCACAGGCTGAACGTCACCTCTGACACGCAAACGATGATGATCGTGGACATGGAGACCCAGGACGCCGAGGACCCCTGGCTTTCAGACGATGACCTGAGCCTGTCCACCTTCGAGCAGGACGGCGTCCACTATGCGGAGGTCCGCTCCGGAGACGCCATCGCGGCCAGCGGCCGGGTGTTCGTGGTGGGTGATACCGCAGTGTTCGACAAGATCATCACCGAATCCTCGTTCCAGCGCAGGGGCCTGGGCAGCTTCATCATGCGCGCCCTGGCGGCCCAGGCCTTCGGCCACGACGTGCGGACCGGTCTCCTGCTGGCTTCGGCGGACGGGCAGAAGCTCTATTCACACCTCGGCTGGACCACGGTGGCACGGGTCCTGATGCTCTCGGCGTCCCATGAGGGCGCGGACCTCTCGTTGAGCTGA